A genomic stretch from Kribbella amoyensis includes:
- a CDS encoding ABC transporter permease: MLYFVARRLVSALSVVLVTLIATFTLFFVAPTDPAAAICGERNCTQERYNEIKQNLHLDKPKVQQFAEYTAGIFAGRTFETSGTTQECAAPCLGFSFKNDRPVTEMLKDRLPVTVSLVAGYAVLVLTIGVFVGSMAAKRRGTVGDRVLMSSTLILSSVPYYIVALMISLYLTILYPILPRGGYTPLSENPAKWFLGLLTPWLVIGIYNCTQYARYSRGSMVETLSEDFIRTARAKGLSDRKVTYKHALRSGLIPVITIFGLDIAGSLAGAIFTERIFDLPGLGNLVLESLNNYDLPVIMGTVLVASVILVAMNFLVDVAYSIVDPRVRLS; the protein is encoded by the coding sequence GTGCTCTACTTCGTGGCGCGCCGGCTGGTGAGCGCGCTCAGCGTCGTGCTGGTCACGCTGATCGCGACCTTCACGCTGTTCTTCGTCGCGCCGACGGACCCGGCGGCGGCGATCTGTGGTGAGCGCAACTGCACCCAGGAGCGCTACAACGAAATCAAGCAGAACCTGCACCTCGACAAGCCGAAGGTGCAGCAGTTCGCCGAGTACACGGCGGGCATCTTCGCCGGGCGGACCTTCGAGACGTCCGGCACCACGCAGGAGTGCGCGGCGCCCTGCCTGGGCTTCTCCTTCAAGAACGACCGGCCGGTCACCGAGATGTTGAAGGACCGGTTGCCGGTGACGGTGTCGCTGGTGGCCGGCTACGCGGTGCTGGTCCTCACCATCGGTGTCTTCGTGGGCTCGATGGCCGCGAAGAGACGCGGAACCGTCGGGGACCGGGTGCTGATGTCCAGCACGCTGATCCTCAGCTCGGTCCCGTACTACATCGTCGCGCTGATGATCTCGCTGTACCTGACGATCCTGTACCCGATCCTGCCGCGCGGCGGCTACACGCCGCTGTCCGAGAACCCGGCCAAGTGGTTCCTCGGGCTGCTCACGCCGTGGCTGGTGATCGGGATCTACAACTGCACCCAGTACGCGCGTTACTCGCGTGGCTCGATGGTGGAGACGCTCAGCGAGGACTTCATCCGGACCGCCCGGGCCAAGGGCCTGTCGGACCGGAAGGTCACCTACAAGCACGCGCTGCGCTCCGGCCTGATCCCGGTCATCACGATCTTCGGCCTGGACATCGCCGGCAGCCTCGCCGGCGCGATCTTCACCGAGCGGATCTTCGATCTGCCGGGTCTCGGCAACCTCGTGCTGGAGAGCCTGAACAACTACGACCTGCCGGTCATCATGGGCACCGTGCTGGTCGCTTCGGTCATCCTCGTCGCGATGAACTTCCTCGTCGACGTGGCCTACAGCATCGTCGACCCGCGGGTGAGGCTCTCGTGA
- a CDS encoding ABC transporter ATP-binding protein: protein MADSADATAAPDARRGPAIATRERRQASLNPSGEKPYLEVSDLTVKFPTADGLVSAVNGLSYTVPLGRTLAIVGESGSGKSVSSMAVMGLHDRKRTQITGSIRLGGDEIVGLSENDLMKIRGDAVSMVFQDPQSSLHPLYTVGNQIAEAYLVHHKVGKEVAKKRALEMLDLVGIPNPQRRFKQYPHEFSGGMRQRAMIAMGLVNDPKLVIADEPTTALDVTVQAQILDLLNNLQKEFGSAIVLITHDLGVVAEMADDVLVMYAGRCVEYGTAEDVLANPRMPYTWGLLESIPTVSAASERLRPIKGLPPSLLNLPGGCSFNPRCPYKDRVKGERCTTELPELLPVDGAGAHTSRCHLHDKASVYEAEVAPRLG, encoded by the coding sequence ATGGCCGACTCCGCAGACGCGACGGCCGCGCCGGACGCCAGGCGCGGCCCGGCCATCGCCACCCGCGAACGCCGCCAGGCCTCGCTCAACCCGAGCGGGGAGAAGCCGTACCTGGAGGTGAGCGACCTCACCGTGAAGTTCCCCACCGCCGACGGCCTCGTCAGCGCGGTGAACGGGCTGAGCTACACCGTGCCGCTCGGCCGGACGCTCGCGATCGTGGGCGAGTCCGGTTCCGGCAAGTCGGTCTCGAGCATGGCCGTGATGGGCCTGCACGACCGCAAGCGGACCCAGATCACCGGGTCGATCCGGCTCGGCGGCGACGAGATCGTCGGCCTGTCCGAGAACGACCTGATGAAGATCCGCGGCGACGCGGTGTCGATGGTGTTCCAGGACCCGCAGTCCTCGCTGCACCCGCTCTACACCGTCGGCAACCAGATCGCCGAGGCCTACCTGGTGCACCACAAGGTCGGCAAGGAGGTCGCCAAGAAGCGCGCCCTGGAGATGCTCGACCTGGTCGGCATCCCGAACCCGCAGCGCCGGTTCAAGCAGTACCCGCACGAGTTCTCCGGCGGGATGCGGCAGCGCGCGATGATCGCGATGGGCCTGGTCAACGACCCGAAGCTGGTGATCGCCGACGAGCCGACCACCGCGCTCGACGTCACCGTCCAGGCGCAGATCCTGGACCTGCTGAACAACCTGCAGAAGGAGTTCGGCTCGGCGATCGTGCTGATCACCCACGACCTCGGGGTGGTCGCCGAGATGGCCGACGACGTCCTGGTCATGTACGCCGGCCGCTGCGTCGAGTACGGCACCGCCGAGGACGTGCTGGCGAACCCGCGGATGCCGTACACCTGGGGTCTGCTCGAGTCGATCCCGACGGTGTCGGCCGCGAGCGAGCGGCTGCGCCCGATCAAGGGCCTGCCGCCGAGCCTGCTGAACCTGCCCGGCGGTTGTTCCTTCAACCCGCGGTGCCCGTACAAGGACCGGGTGAAGGGCGAGCGCTGCACCACCGAGCTGCCCGAGCTGCTGCCGGTCGACGGCGCCGGCGCGCACACGTCCCGTTGCCACCTGCACGACAAGGCCTCCGTCTACGAGGCCGAGGTCGCACCGAGACTGGGCTGA
- a CDS encoding ABC transporter ATP-binding protein, with the protein MSTNAQDTTATSAGTTPLLQVRDLTMHFPIKEAAGLGRTKKVVQAVDGVSFDLKPGGSLGLVGESGCGKSTTGRMITRLLTPTSGQILFKGTDIARLKEKDLRPFRRELQIVFQDPYSSLNPRQTVSNIISTPLRVHNLVKKGKELERVQELLERVGLNPEHHNRYPNEFSGGQRQRIGIARALAVEPEVIIADEPVSALDVSIQAQVMNLMEDLRRDLGIAFVFIAHDLGVVRHFCDQVAVMYLGKIVEQGPREQIYGAPQHPYTQALLSAAPDLGTIRGVPPKERIRLVGDVPSPIDPPSGCRFRTRCWKAEDICATQEPLLEIKPRSTGGHTAACHFAEPKVDLTAATA; encoded by the coding sequence ATGAGCACGAACGCGCAGGACACCACCGCGACCTCCGCCGGCACCACCCCGCTGCTGCAGGTCCGCGATCTGACCATGCACTTCCCGATCAAGGAGGCGGCCGGTCTCGGCCGCACCAAGAAGGTCGTGCAGGCCGTCGACGGGGTCAGCTTCGACCTGAAGCCCGGCGGCAGCCTCGGCCTGGTCGGCGAGTCCGGCTGTGGCAAGTCGACCACCGGCCGGATGATCACCCGGCTGCTCACCCCGACGTCCGGCCAGATCCTCTTCAAGGGCACCGACATCGCCCGGCTGAAGGAGAAGGACCTGCGGCCGTTCCGGCGGGAGCTGCAGATCGTCTTCCAGGACCCGTACAGCTCGCTGAACCCGCGGCAGACGGTCAGCAACATCATCAGTACGCCGTTGCGGGTGCACAACCTGGTGAAGAAGGGCAAGGAGCTCGAGCGGGTCCAGGAGCTGCTCGAGCGGGTCGGCCTGAACCCGGAGCACCACAACCGGTACCCGAACGAGTTCTCCGGCGGCCAGCGGCAGCGGATCGGGATCGCCCGGGCGCTGGCGGTGGAGCCGGAGGTGATCATCGCCGACGAGCCGGTCTCCGCGCTGGACGTGTCGATCCAGGCCCAGGTGATGAACCTGATGGAGGACCTGCGGCGCGACCTCGGGATCGCCTTCGTCTTCATCGCGCACGACCTCGGCGTGGTCCGGCACTTCTGCGACCAGGTCGCCGTGATGTACCTGGGCAAGATCGTCGAGCAGGGACCGCGGGAGCAGATCTACGGCGCCCCGCAGCACCCGTACACGCAGGCGTTGCTGTCCGCGGCGCCGGACCTGGGCACCATCCGCGGCGTCCCGCCGAAGGAGCGGATCCGGCTGGTCGGGGACGTCCCGTCGCCGATCGACCCGCCGAGCGGCTGCCGGTTCCGGACCCGTTGCTGGAAGGCGGAGGACATCTGCGCCACCCAGGAGCCGCTGCTGGAGATCAAGCCGCGCTCGACCGGCGGCCACACCGCGGCCTGCCACTTCGCCGAGCCGAAGGTCGACCTGACCGCCGCCACGGCCTGA
- a CDS encoding sugar ABC transporter permease encodes MSVENSEARVQDTVPPGADGNGKGAAGNETALPADLQDERLIASHGVGGAISAFTARLKSGDLGSVPVVVGLIIIWAVFQIANSSFLSSRNLVNLTLQTTSVGVIAIGIVLVLLLGEIDLSVGSVSGLAAAVLGVTFVNEGWPLVLSLVAAVVLGLVIGLFYGALYNRFGVPSFVITLAGLLGFLGLQLLVLGKEGSLNLPFDSALVGFATRSFLSPALAYGLVAVVVAVYVLTRLRGRGARVAAGLSAAPNSMIAVKAGALTLVLLVPVLVLNGDRGVSSMFVLFLALVVATDFAVRKTRWGRSVMAVGGNVEAARRAGINVRMIYLSVFAACSTFAAVGGLLAAARLVAVNQSSGGGDTNLNAIAAAVIGGTSLFGGRGSAYSALLGALVIMSISNGLALLSLDSSVRYMVTAGVLLIAVTIDSLSRRSRQAHGRA; translated from the coding sequence ATGAGTGTCGAGAATTCCGAGGCACGGGTCCAGGACACGGTCCCGCCGGGTGCCGACGGCAACGGAAAAGGGGCAGCGGGCAACGAGACCGCGCTGCCGGCCGACCTGCAGGACGAGCGGCTGATCGCGAGCCACGGGGTCGGCGGGGCGATCTCGGCGTTCACCGCGCGGCTGAAGTCCGGTGACCTGGGCTCGGTACCGGTCGTGGTCGGGCTGATCATCATCTGGGCGGTGTTCCAGATCGCGAACAGCTCCTTCCTGTCCAGCCGCAACCTGGTGAACCTGACCCTGCAGACCACCTCGGTCGGCGTGATCGCGATCGGCATCGTGCTGGTCCTGCTGCTCGGCGAGATCGACCTGTCCGTCGGCTCGGTCAGCGGCCTGGCCGCCGCTGTCCTCGGGGTCACTTTCGTCAACGAGGGCTGGCCACTGGTCCTGTCGCTCGTCGCCGCCGTCGTCCTCGGTTTGGTGATCGGGTTGTTCTACGGCGCGCTCTACAACCGGTTCGGCGTCCCCAGCTTCGTCATCACGCTGGCCGGTCTGCTCGGTTTCCTCGGTCTGCAGCTGCTGGTCCTGGGCAAGGAAGGTTCGCTCAACCTGCCCTTCGACTCCGCGCTCGTCGGTTTCGCCACCCGCAGCTTCCTCTCCCCCGCACTGGCCTACGGGCTGGTCGCGGTCGTCGTCGCGGTGTACGTGCTGACCCGGCTGCGCGGTAGAGGCGCCCGCGTCGCGGCCGGTCTGTCGGCGGCACCGAACTCGATGATCGCGGTCAAGGCCGGTGCCCTCACCCTGGTCCTGCTGGTCCCGGTCCTGGTCCTGAACGGCGACCGCGGCGTCTCGTCGATGTTCGTGCTGTTCCTCGCCCTGGTGGTGGCCACGGACTTCGCGGTCCGCAAGACCCGGTGGGGCCGCTCGGTGATGGCGGTCGGCGGCAACGTGGAGGCCGCGCGGCGAGCTGGGATCAACGTCCGGATGATCTACCTGTCCGTGTTCGCCGCGTGCTCCACCTTCGCGGCCGTCGGCGGCCTGCTCGCGGCGGCCCGGCTGGTCGCGGTGAACCAGAGCAGCGGTGGCGGTGACACCAACCTGAACGCGATCGCGGCCGCGGTGATCGGCGGGACCAGCCTGTTCGGCGGCCGCGGTTCGGCGTACTCCGCCCTGCTCGGCGCGCTGGTGATCATGTCGATCTCCAACGGCCTGGCGCTGCTCAGCCTGGACTCCAGCGTGCGGTACATGGTCACCGCCGGCGTGCTGCTGATCGCCGTCACCATCGACTCGCTCAGCCGCCGCAGCCGGCAGGCCCACGGCCGGGCGTAG
- a CDS encoding ATP-binding cassette domain-containing protein, with protein sequence MTVTPTPASVAAGTVLALRGVSKRFGAVQALKNIDLDVRAGEVLALVGDNGAGKSTLVKTIAGVYTADDGTMVFDGQEVRVGSPAEAQQLGIATVFQDLALCDNLDVVANLYLGRELRQGRVLDEVEMERSSWELLRQLSAKIPSVRIPVASLSGGQRQTVAIARSLLGQPKVVMLDEPTAALGVAQTAEVLNLVERLRERGLAVILISHNMADVMAVADRVAVLRLGRNNGVFTVSETKTQDIIAAITGATDNAVSERAARRTHQEGSAS encoded by the coding sequence ATGACCGTCACTCCCACCCCCGCCTCGGTTGCCGCCGGCACCGTACTGGCGCTGCGGGGTGTCTCCAAGCGCTTCGGCGCGGTCCAGGCACTGAAGAACATCGACCTGGACGTCCGCGCCGGCGAGGTGCTCGCCCTGGTCGGCGACAACGGCGCCGGCAAGTCGACGCTGGTGAAGACGATCGCCGGGGTGTACACCGCCGACGACGGCACGATGGTGTTCGACGGGCAGGAGGTCCGGGTCGGCAGTCCGGCCGAGGCACAGCAGCTCGGTATCGCCACGGTCTTCCAGGACCTGGCCCTGTGCGACAACCTCGACGTGGTCGCGAACCTCTACCTCGGCCGCGAACTCCGGCAAGGCCGGGTGCTCGACGAGGTGGAGATGGAGCGGTCCTCCTGGGAGCTGCTCCGCCAGCTGTCCGCGAAGATCCCGTCGGTCCGGATCCCGGTGGCCAGCCTGTCCGGCGGCCAGCGGCAGACCGTCGCGATCGCCCGCAGCCTGCTCGGCCAGCCCAAGGTGGTGATGCTGGACGAGCCGACCGCCGCCCTCGGTGTCGCCCAGACCGCCGAGGTGCTGAACCTGGTCGAGCGACTGCGGGAACGCGGTCTCGCGGTGATCCTGATCAGCCACAACATGGCCGACGTGATGGCGGTCGCCGACCGGGTCGCGGTCCTGCGCCTCGGCCGCAACAACGGCGTCTTCACGGTCAGCGAGACCAAGACGCAGGACATCATCGCCGCGATCACCGGCGCCACCGACAACGCGGTGTCGGAGCGCGCGGCACGCCGTACGCACCAGGAGGGGTCGGCTTCATGA
- a CDS encoding substrate-binding domain-containing protein — protein MSVTPTRLVGLGIAVSALALSLVACGSGDSGSAGSGSGGKKVALLLPESKTTRYEALDRPLFTEALKTACADCELIYSNADQDAAKQQQQAEAALTQGANVLVLDPVDGKAASAVVASAKSQNVPVVAYDRFIEGANYYVSFENEAVGKLQAQTLVDLLKAAGKTSGNLAMINGSPTDPNAADFKKGAHSVLDGSGFKIAAEFDTPDWSPDKAQAWMEGQLSAIKNGLVGVYAANDGTAGGAIAALKGGGVKPLPPVTGQDSELAAIQRIVAGDQAMTIYKAVKPEAEAAAKGAVALANGGKPEATGDKEGVPATILDPVAVTKDNINDTVVKDELYKVSDICTASFATACAAAGLK, from the coding sequence ATGTCCGTCACACCAACCCGTCTCGTCGGCCTCGGCATCGCCGTCTCGGCCCTCGCACTCTCCCTGGTCGCCTGTGGGTCCGGCGACTCCGGTTCGGCCGGCAGCGGCTCGGGCGGCAAGAAGGTCGCCCTGCTCCTGCCCGAGTCCAAGACCACCCGGTACGAGGCCCTCGACCGGCCGCTGTTCACCGAGGCGCTGAAGACCGCCTGCGCCGACTGCGAACTGATCTACAGCAACGCCGACCAGGACGCCGCCAAGCAACAGCAGCAGGCCGAGGCCGCGCTGACCCAGGGCGCCAACGTCCTCGTCCTGGACCCGGTCGACGGCAAGGCGGCCTCCGCGGTCGTTGCCTCGGCCAAGAGCCAGAACGTCCCGGTGGTCGCGTACGACCGGTTCATCGAGGGCGCGAACTACTACGTGTCGTTCGAGAACGAGGCCGTCGGCAAGCTCCAGGCGCAGACCCTGGTGGACCTGCTGAAGGCGGCCGGCAAGACGTCGGGCAACCTGGCCATGATCAACGGCTCGCCGACCGACCCGAACGCGGCCGACTTCAAGAAGGGCGCGCACAGCGTGCTCGACGGCAGTGGTTTCAAGATCGCGGCCGAGTTCGACACCCCGGACTGGAGCCCGGACAAGGCGCAGGCCTGGATGGAGGGCCAGCTCAGCGCGATCAAGAACGGCCTGGTCGGTGTGTACGCCGCGAACGACGGCACCGCCGGTGGCGCGATCGCGGCCCTGAAGGGTGGCGGCGTGAAGCCGCTGCCGCCGGTCACCGGGCAGGACTCCGAGCTGGCCGCGATCCAGCGGATCGTCGCCGGCGACCAGGCGATGACCATCTACAAGGCCGTGAAGCCGGAGGCGGAGGCGGCCGCCAAGGGGGCGGTCGCGCTGGCGAACGGCGGCAAGCCCGAGGCCACCGGCGACAAGGAGGGTGTGCCGGCCACGATTCTCGATCCGGTCGCCGTGACCAAGGACAACATCAACGACACTGTGGTGAAGGACGAGCTCTACAAGGTGTCCGACATCTGCACCGCGTCGTTCGCGACCGCCTGCGCAGCCGCCGGCCTCAAGTAA
- a CDS encoding ROK family transcriptional regulator yields the protein MNATRPAPGSQASLREANRERVLGVVRQHGPLTQVEIAAASGLSAATVSNMVKELDQAGLVGLARSIRNGRRAVLVSLASGGGLLAGVAFGERDVRVAIASESREILAQQLMPLQADHVADEGMERAARLLADLAETVGQGVEDISGVGFGLPTPVDSVSGQAGSDTVLPGWRGVNVAEAMSGYVNAPVGLDNTANLAALGELRSGALRGVQHGCYLKFSYGVGAGLVLGGEVFRGSAGTAGEIGHLTIDENGPICRCGNRGCLDTFVGSRALIGSLAASHGPLRLRDVITKALAGDLGCRRVIEDAGRRVGLAVAGLVNLVNPEVIVVGGKMAEAGDLVMAPLREALDRCAIPSAAASVELRPAELGDEADVLGAIQLASTLSHAQAARG from the coding sequence ATGAACGCAACCCGCCCAGCACCTGGCTCACAGGCTTCGCTCCGCGAAGCCAATCGTGAGCGTGTCCTGGGGGTTGTCCGGCAGCACGGACCGCTCACCCAGGTCGAGATCGCTGCCGCCTCCGGGCTCTCCGCCGCGACCGTGTCGAACATGGTGAAGGAGCTCGACCAGGCCGGCCTGGTCGGCCTGGCCCGCAGCATCCGCAACGGCCGCCGCGCCGTCCTGGTGTCGCTGGCCTCGGGCGGCGGACTGCTGGCCGGCGTCGCGTTCGGCGAGCGGGACGTCCGCGTCGCGATCGCGTCCGAGAGCCGCGAGATCCTCGCCCAGCAACTGATGCCGCTGCAGGCCGACCACGTCGCCGACGAGGGGATGGAGCGGGCCGCCCGGCTGCTCGCCGACCTCGCCGAGACCGTCGGCCAGGGCGTCGAGGACATCAGCGGCGTCGGCTTCGGCCTACCCACCCCGGTCGACTCGGTCAGCGGCCAGGCCGGGTCCGACACCGTACTGCCCGGCTGGCGCGGAGTGAACGTCGCCGAGGCGATGTCCGGGTACGTCAACGCGCCCGTCGGCCTCGACAACACCGCGAACCTGGCCGCCCTCGGCGAACTCCGCAGCGGCGCCCTGCGCGGCGTCCAGCACGGCTGCTACCTGAAGTTCTCGTACGGCGTGGGCGCGGGCCTGGTGCTCGGCGGCGAGGTGTTCCGCGGGTCCGCCGGGACGGCCGGCGAGATCGGCCACCTCACCATCGACGAGAACGGGCCGATCTGCCGCTGCGGCAACCGCGGCTGCCTGGACACGTTCGTCGGATCCCGCGCGTTGATCGGTTCGCTCGCGGCTTCGCACGGACCGCTGCGGCTGCGTGACGTGATCACCAAGGCGCTGGCCGGGGATCTCGGCTGCCGCCGGGTGATCGAGGACGCCGGCCGCCGGGTCGGGCTCGCGGTCGCCGGCCTGGTGAACCTGGTCAACCCCGAGGTGATCGTGGTCGGCGGCAAGATGGCCGAGGCGGGCGACCTGGTGATGGCCCCGTTGCGCGAGGCCCTGGACCGGTGCGCGATCCCGAGCGCGGCCGCCTCGGTCGAACTGCGGCCCGCCGAGCTGGGCGACGAGGCCGACGTCCTCGGCGCCATCCAGCTGGCGTCCACGCTCTCCCACGCCCAGGCGGCCCGCGGCTGA
- a CDS encoding adenosylcobinamide-GDP ribazoletransferase produces the protein MLHVRTRVTGVRGERGDGVTGVGDGLRLAFGTLTVLPAPMPTRVDRRVAGWAMVLAPVVGLVLGAIAAAVVGLVQLVKPDAELLAAVLGIVTLVVLSGALHLDGLADFADALGSRRDRETMLRIMKQSDIGPFGVIAIFAVLLIDVAALTTCLQAGFGWQAILIATTASRLTLAWSCRTTIPTARPDGLGALVASTVRPATAVVVTVLAVLAALNLTWLTSLVGDGTHLRTMIGAPLVVLAAVAAGIAVTRKARSSLGGITGDTLGTAVEIALPTALLALALIA, from the coding sequence GTGCTGCACGTCCGCACGCGGGTGACGGGCGTGCGTGGCGAGCGGGGTGACGGCGTGACGGGCGTGGGTGACGGACTGCGGTTGGCGTTCGGCACGTTGACCGTTCTGCCGGCGCCGATGCCGACCCGGGTCGACCGGCGGGTGGCCGGGTGGGCGATGGTGCTGGCTCCCGTGGTGGGGTTGGTGCTCGGGGCGATCGCGGCCGCGGTGGTCGGCCTGGTTCAGCTGGTGAAGCCGGACGCGGAGCTGCTGGCCGCGGTCCTCGGGATCGTCACGCTGGTGGTGTTGTCCGGGGCGCTGCATCTCGACGGGCTGGCGGACTTCGCCGACGCGCTCGGTAGCCGGCGGGATCGCGAGACGATGCTGCGGATCATGAAGCAGAGCGACATCGGCCCGTTCGGGGTGATCGCGATCTTCGCCGTCCTGCTGATCGACGTCGCCGCGCTGACCACCTGCCTTCAAGCCGGCTTCGGCTGGCAGGCGATCCTGATCGCGACCACGGCCAGCCGACTCACCCTCGCTTGGTCCTGCCGCACCACGATCCCCACCGCCCGCCCCGACGGCCTCGGCGCCCTCGTAGCTTCCACGGTCCGCCCGGCCACTGCGGTAGTCGTCACCGTCCTCGCCGTCTTGGCCGCCCTCAACCTGACCTGGCTGACCTCGCTCGTCGGTGACGGCACCCATCTGCGGACGATGATCGGCGCGCCCCTCGTTGTGCTGGCTGCGGTTGCCGCCGGCATCGCGGTCACCCGCAAGGCCCGCAGCTCCCTCGGCGGCATCACCGGCGACACCCTCGGTACTGCAGTGGAGATCGCCCTCCCCACGGCGCTTCTCGCCCTCGCCCTCATCGCCTGA
- a CDS encoding bifunctional adenosylcobinamide kinase/adenosylcobinamide-phosphate guanylyltransferase yields MADLVTGPDGAVVDGVLRLGVEGTVGAAGYEVRSTATPEGLRYDVRTPDGSLVSWTAPGLGDQRTLVLGGARSGKSTEAERLLAGHPDTLYVATGGDGSADPEWADRIAIHRARRPSTWGLAETIDLVPLLAEPGPPLLIDCLTLWLARTMDAAEVWTDHGRVVMVERAIDELGTAWSVTPRKVVAVSNEVGTGIVPPDPGTRLYRDLMGRLNTTIAHHSTTVLWCVAGRVTTL; encoded by the coding sequence ATGGCTGACCTGGTGACGGGACCCGACGGCGCCGTGGTCGACGGCGTACTCCGCCTCGGGGTCGAGGGGACCGTCGGCGCCGCGGGGTACGAGGTCCGCAGTACGGCGACACCCGAGGGCCTCAGGTACGACGTGCGCACGCCAGACGGGAGCCTGGTCTCGTGGACGGCGCCCGGTCTCGGGGATCAACGGACCCTCGTCCTCGGCGGAGCCCGCTCGGGCAAGTCGACCGAAGCCGAGCGCCTTCTCGCCGGGCACCCGGACACCTTGTACGTCGCGACCGGTGGTGACGGGTCGGCCGATCCGGAGTGGGCCGACCGGATCGCGATCCACCGGGCCCGTCGCCCGTCGACGTGGGGGCTGGCCGAGACCATCGACCTGGTGCCGTTGCTCGCGGAACCGGGGCCGCCGTTGCTGATCGACTGCCTGACGCTCTGGCTCGCCCGGACGATGGACGCCGCCGAGGTCTGGACGGACCACGGCCGGGTCGTGATGGTGGAGCGGGCGATCGACGAACTCGGCACCGCCTGGTCCGTGACTCCACGCAAGGTGGTGGCCGTGAGCAACGAAGTGGGCACCGGCATCGTCCCGCCCGACCCCGGCACCCGCCTCTACCGGGACCTGATGGGCCGCCTCAACACCACCATCGCCCACCACTCGACCACGGTCCTCTGGTGCGTGGCCGGCCGGGTGACCACCCTGTGA
- a CDS encoding ECF transporter S component, with protein sequence MRLVQLKPRSTATLILASLVGVLAFGWPLLWQTSQAGESAIGHTTDAPWLFVLLLPLLVAVVLAELAESGIDAKTISLLGMLAAVGAALRALGPGTAGLEPGFFLLVLAGRAFGAGFGFVLGSVSLLAGALISGGVGPWMPFQMFACAWVGCFAGLLPRIGGWLEIQVLALYSLVAGIGYGLVMNLWFWPYATFGSDFSFIPGDSLAENLHRYVLFVIATSLGWDIPRGILCATLVLLLGKPVLAAFRRTARKAAFDVPVVFDRGRADG encoded by the coding sequence CTGGTCGGCGTACTCGCCTTCGGCTGGCCGCTGCTGTGGCAGACCTCGCAGGCGGGTGAGTCGGCGATCGGACACACGACGGACGCGCCGTGGTTGTTCGTGCTGCTGCTGCCGTTGCTGGTGGCCGTCGTCCTCGCCGAGCTGGCCGAGTCGGGCATCGACGCGAAGACGATCTCGCTGCTCGGGATGCTCGCCGCCGTCGGCGCAGCGTTGCGGGCGCTCGGACCGGGGACCGCGGGACTCGAGCCCGGGTTCTTCTTGCTGGTGCTGGCCGGCCGGGCGTTCGGGGCCGGGTTCGGGTTCGTGCTGGGGTCGGTGTCGTTGCTGGCGGGCGCGCTGATCAGCGGTGGCGTGGGACCGTGGATGCCGTTCCAGATGTTCGCCTGCGCCTGGGTCGGGTGTTTCGCGGGGCTGCTTCCCCGGATCGGCGGGTGGCTCGAGATCCAGGTACTCGCGCTGTACTCGCTGGTGGCGGGGATCGGGTACGGACTGGTGATGAACCTGTGGTTCTGGCCGTACGCGACCTTCGGCAGCGACTTCTCCTTCATCCCGGGCGACTCCCTGGCCGAGAACCTCCACCGGTACGTCCTCTTCGTCATCGCCACATCACTCGGCTGGGACATCCCGCGCGGCATCCTCTGCGCGACCCTCGTGCTGCTGCTGGGCAAGCCGGTCCTCGCCGCCTTCCGGAGGACGGCGCGCAAGGCCGCGTTCGACGTACCGGTGGTGTTCGACCGCGGGAGGGCCGATGGCTGA